In Nymphaea colorata isolate Beijing-Zhang1983 chromosome 5, ASM883128v2, whole genome shotgun sequence, one genomic interval encodes:
- the LOC116254974 gene encoding uncharacterized protein LOC116254974 isoform X2: MPEITAAAFSRSCCLRRIRRLSPSLAAAASDASVVPLALAAAPAPTFTPEITAASFSRRCCLSHHQHSYSLLLRDCLIPPPVTFHKVYRIE; this comes from the exons atgccag aaatcactgctgctgccttctctcgctcctgctgcctcagacgcatccgtcgcctttccccttctcttgctgctgctgcctcagatgCATCAGTCGTCCCTCTTgctcttgctgcagctcctgctcccaccttcacgccag aaatcactgctgctTCTTTCTCACGCCGCTGCTGCCTCAGTCACCATCAACACTCATATTCACTGCTCTTGAGGGACTGTTTGATACCTCCTCCTGTTACCTTCCACAAGGTTTACAG GATCGAATGA
- the LOC116254534 gene encoding uncharacterized protein LOC116254534 isoform X2, which yields MHRLEYLVILLLCLGSPGLNLRTLASIDTDNKVHSATENGTVGLPVNGPGQSSNVTEKKSKISPLPGPLPAPLPKTDSRKIDRNSPPLLPPPLVPVNSTTPEKQDGAKKRDGSKAPTGNAPPVLPSEVHDNTTRDDGEASTHSGVSEKSHKEWCNTSISCTDNKNLSACLFVTQNEPNQSSLVVHNDGEDDLHVIITIAGSSFHQVKQLKQHGKLKVILPGVGSEVPKAILNAGNGECVLQRKQSLSNIFQDLPLYASLVTPTYGAYFLAFAVLTVGGTCLCCKLRRQRQRHGGVRYQELEMSLPESGIPGTATSRKLESDPADGWDRDWDDGWEDEESARPNRPMNGYASRATEKDGWEDNWDD from the exons ATGCATAGATTGGAATACTTGGTGATCCTCCTCTTGTGTTTGGGTTCACCTGGCTTGAATCTTCGCACCTTAGCATCGATAGATACAGACAACAAGGTGCATAGTGCAACCGAG AATGGCACGGTTGGTTTGCCTGTGAATGGTCCTGGTCAAAGTTCCAATGTGACAGAGAAGAAATCCAAGATTAGTCCTTTGCCTGGCCCTCTACCGGCACCTTTGCCCAAAACTG ATTCTAGGAAGATAGACCGTAACAGTCCTCCACTTTTACCACCACCTCTTGTTCCAGTGAATTCCACTACACCAGAGAAACAGGATGGCGCTAAGAAACGTGATGGCAGTAAGGCACCAACTGGTAATGCTCCCCCAGTTTTACCGAGTGAAGTCCATGATAATACAACTCGTGATGATGGCGAAGCATCCACTCATTCAGGGGTATCAGAGAAGTCTCACAAGGAATGGTGCAACACATCTATCAGCTGCACAGATAACAAGAATCTGTCTGCATGTCTGTTTGTCACTCAAAACG AACCCAATCAGTCATCTCTTGTGGTTCACAATGATGGGGAGGATGATCTACATGTCATTATCACCATTGCAGGTTCTTCTTTTCACCAAGTGAAGCAACTTAAGCAACATGGGAAACTGAAG GTTATCTTGCCAGGTGTTGGTTCTGAAGTGCCAAAAGCAATTTTGAATGCTGGAAATGGGGAATGTGTACTTCAGAGGAAACAATCATTGAGTAACATATTCCAGGACTTGCCCTTATATGCATCTCTTGTGACACCTACGTATGGTGCATATTTCCTGGCTTTTGCTGTGCTGACAGTCGGTGGAACCTGTCTCTGCTGTAAACTTAGAAGACAAAGGCAGCGCCATGGTGGTGTTAGATATCAGGAGCTTGAGATGAGTTTGCCAGAATCAGGCATTCCAGGAACTGCCACCTCACGGAAGCTGGAATCTGATCCAGCTGATGGTTGGGATCGAGATTGGGATGATGGTTGGGAAGATGAGGAATCAGCAAGACCCAACAGACCCATGAATGGCTATGCCTCTAGAGCCACTGAAAAAGATGGATGGGAAGACAATTGGGATGATTGA
- the LOC116254974 gene encoding uncharacterized protein LOC116254974 isoform X1: MPEITAAAFSRSCCLRRIRRLSPSLAAAASDASVVPLALAAAPAPTFTPEITAASFSRRCCLSHHQHSYSLLLRDCLIPPPVTFHKVYRIKGMIMCLITMRNRFSYSHAEK; encoded by the exons atgccag aaatcactgctgctgccttctctcgctcctgctgcctcagacgcatccgtcgcctttccccttctcttgctgctgctgcctcagatgCATCAGTCGTCCCTCTTgctcttgctgcagctcctgctcccaccttcacgccag aaatcactgctgctTCTTTCTCACGCCGCTGCTGCCTCAGTCACCATCAACACTCATATTCACTGCTCTTGAGGGACTGTTTGATACCTCCTCCTGTTACCTTCCACAAGGTTTACAG AATAAAGGGTATGATTATGTGCTTGATTACAATGAGAAATAGGTTTTCCTATTCACATGCAGAGAAGTAG
- the LOC116254534 gene encoding uncharacterized protein LOC116254534 isoform X1, which translates to MHRLEYLVILLLCLGSPGLNLRTLASIDTDNKVHSATENGTVGLPVNGPGQSSNVTEKKSKISPLPGPLPAPLPKTGNDSVQVPPPHVPDLPSGSNSKEPNMTKSSDSRKIDRNSPPLLPPPLVPVNSTTPEKQDGAKKRDGSKAPTGNAPPVLPSEVHDNTTRDDGEASTHSGVSEKSHKEWCNTSISCTDNKNLSACLFVTQNEPNQSSLVVHNDGEDDLHVIITIAGSSFHQVKQLKQHGKLKVILPGVGSEVPKAILNAGNGECVLQRKQSLSNIFQDLPLYASLVTPTYGAYFLAFAVLTVGGTCLCCKLRRQRQRHGGVRYQELEMSLPESGIPGTATSRKLESDPADGWDRDWDDGWEDEESARPNRPMNGYASRATEKDGWEDNWDD; encoded by the exons ATGCATAGATTGGAATACTTGGTGATCCTCCTCTTGTGTTTGGGTTCACCTGGCTTGAATCTTCGCACCTTAGCATCGATAGATACAGACAACAAGGTGCATAGTGCAACCGAG AATGGCACGGTTGGTTTGCCTGTGAATGGTCCTGGTCAAAGTTCCAATGTGACAGAGAAGAAATCCAAGATTAGTCCTTTGCCTGGCCCTCTACCGGCACCTTTGCCCAAAACTGGTAATGATTCAGTTCAAGTCCCTCCTCCACACGTACCAGATTTGCCCAGTGGTTCAAACTCGAAGGAACCTAACATGACAAAATCTTCAGATTCTAGGAAGATAGACCGTAACAGTCCTCCACTTTTACCACCACCTCTTGTTCCAGTGAATTCCACTACACCAGAGAAACAGGATGGCGCTAAGAAACGTGATGGCAGTAAGGCACCAACTGGTAATGCTCCCCCAGTTTTACCGAGTGAAGTCCATGATAATACAACTCGTGATGATGGCGAAGCATCCACTCATTCAGGGGTATCAGAGAAGTCTCACAAGGAATGGTGCAACACATCTATCAGCTGCACAGATAACAAGAATCTGTCTGCATGTCTGTTTGTCACTCAAAACG AACCCAATCAGTCATCTCTTGTGGTTCACAATGATGGGGAGGATGATCTACATGTCATTATCACCATTGCAGGTTCTTCTTTTCACCAAGTGAAGCAACTTAAGCAACATGGGAAACTGAAG GTTATCTTGCCAGGTGTTGGTTCTGAAGTGCCAAAAGCAATTTTGAATGCTGGAAATGGGGAATGTGTACTTCAGAGGAAACAATCATTGAGTAACATATTCCAGGACTTGCCCTTATATGCATCTCTTGTGACACCTACGTATGGTGCATATTTCCTGGCTTTTGCTGTGCTGACAGTCGGTGGAACCTGTCTCTGCTGTAAACTTAGAAGACAAAGGCAGCGCCATGGTGGTGTTAGATATCAGGAGCTTGAGATGAGTTTGCCAGAATCAGGCATTCCAGGAACTGCCACCTCACGGAAGCTGGAATCTGATCCAGCTGATGGTTGGGATCGAGATTGGGATGATGGTTGGGAAGATGAGGAATCAGCAAGACCCAACAGACCCATGAATGGCTATGCCTCTAGAGCCACTGAAAAAGATGGATGGGAAGACAATTGGGATGATTGA